From Alloacidobacterium dinghuense:
GGTGTGGCGGTCGGCGATTACGACAATGATGGCTTTCCCGACCTGTACGTCACGAATTACGGGAAAAACACCCTCTACCACAACAATAAGGATGGAACGTTTACAGACGTCACCACCAAGGCAGGCGTGGAGGCTGGCGGTTGGAGCTGCTCCGCAGGCTTTTTTGATTACGACAATGACGGTCACCTGGATTTGCTCGTTACGCGCTACATGATATGGGATACGCAACACAGTAAGATCTGCGGAGGCGAGTGGCAGACATATTGCCCGCCAGCTGAGTTCCCAGCAACCACAAATATCCTCTATCGCAATCGCGGGGATGGCACATTTGAAGATGTCAGCCAACGCTCCGGGATTGCGTCGGTCAAGGGGCGCTCGCTTGGCGTGTCGTTCGCGGACTACGATGACGATGGATTCACCGACATCTTTGTTTCTAACGACGGCATGCGCCAGTTTCTTTTCCACAATAACGGCGACGGGACATTCACAGAATGCGCTCTGGAAGCGGGCACGGCGCTAACCGCCGATGGCAAGCCTTTATCGGGCATGGGCACTGTCTTCCAGGATTACGACAACGACGGGAGGCCCGACATCCTGGTGACGGTGCTGCCCCGCGAGGTTTACGCACTCTTTCATAATGATGGCAATGGGTTATTCAGCTACCGCAGTCTGCAGGCAGGCCTGGGCTTGCTCTCCGCGGCAAGCTCGGGGTGGGGTATAGGCTTGGAGGACTTCGACAACGATGGCTGGAAGGACTTGTTCGTCGCCCAGAGCCATGTGCTGGACAACGTAGAAGCGATCGACCCTATGCTTCATTACAAGCAGGCGCCGTTAATGGCGCTCAATCACAACGGGCGCTTTGAGCGAGCTGATGCAGGAACCACCGAGGCGATTGCCGGCCGCGGCGCGGCGTTCGGCGATCTGAATAACGATGGCTGGATGGACGTTGTCGTCACTTCGCTGGGCGGAGAGCCGCTGATGCTTTTGAATCACGGCGGATCTGGAAATTGGCTCTCGATCTCCTTGCGCGGAACGCGCAGTAACCGCGATGGGCTAGGTGCGTCCGTGCAGGTCAACGGTCAGAAGCGATTCGCAACCACGGCTGGCAGCTACATTTCGGCGAGCGACAAGCGTCTCCACTTTGGCCTCGGCGCGGCTCAGTTGGCCAAAGTGGAAATTCACTGGCCCTCTGGCTGCCATCAAATCCTTGAGGGTGTCAGAGCCAATCAGTTTCTTGAAGTCCGCGAGCCGGAGAAATCATGATTGGTGCTTTCCTGTCGGTCTTACTCATGATACAGGCTTCCGCGTCGCCGGCCATCGAGCATGTGCATGTAGGAGTGGACGCAGAAAAGCGCGGACAACTGGACGCAGCGTTGGCCGAGTTTCAAAAGGCAACTGAGCTCGATCCCAAACTGGGAGTCGCGTTCGCCGATCTCGGTGGGGTATACATCGAGAAACGCGATTATGCGGCCGCTATTCCGCCTTTGAAGCGGGCCATTGAGCTCAGCCCCGACCTCGAAGCGGCCCACCGATTGTTGGGTTACGCACTTTTGGCTCAAGGGTATGCCACCGAAGCGATTCCACATCTTGAGAAGGCGCAGGCCGAGGACGCGCTCGGTATCGCTCTGCTCGACGCAGGCAAATTGCCGGAGGCCGTGGCAGTTCTTCAAAAAGCTCTGGCTCAAAGTCCGAATGACCCGGAGCTGCTCTATTACTATGGCCGAGCCTCCGGCCTGCTCTCCAAGCAGGTTTTTGACGAACTCGAAGCTCGCTTTCCGGATTCCGCTCGTGCCCATGAGATGATGGCGCAGGACTACGCAGTGCTGCGAGATGTCCCTAACGCCGAACGGGAATTTTTCGAAGCATTGCGTCTGCGCCCACAAACAGCGGGTTTGCACCTGCAGCTGGGCGAACTCTAC
This genomic window contains:
- a CDS encoding tetratricopeptide repeat protein, with the protein product MIGAFLSVLLMIQASASPAIEHVHVGVDAEKRGQLDAALAEFQKATELDPKLGVAFADLGGVYIEKRDYAAAIPPLKRAIELSPDLEAAHRLLGYALLAQGYATEAIPHLEKAQAEDALGIALLDAGKLPEAVAVLQKALAQSPNDPELLYYYGRASGLLSKQVFDELEARFPDSARAHEMMAQDYAVLRDVPNAEREFFEALRLRPQTAGLHLQLGELYARAQQWDKAEEQFRLETEAQPGSAEAFYRLGEARLQLGKFHEAREALVQSDQLREDMPETLYQLGKAAAMDGDDTMAEKYWQHLLTLEKNTPLAAQAHFGLSGIYRKLGKPADADREMQEFRKLQSKPGHTDVSPN
- a CDS encoding CRTAC1 family protein, whose product is MNRRITRRDFLEAFAAMGLALPGPMSLFDTKHPRGLDFNHVNSPTPQKYLIETMGGGVALFDYNNDGLLDIFLVNSGRLANPMHPPETFDRQNPRNWNRLYRQNPDGSFTDVTKEAGLANAGDGNYGMGVAVGDYDNDGFPDLYVTNYGKNTLYHNNKDGTFTDVTTKAGVEAGGWSCSAGFFDYDNDGHLDLLVTRYMIWDTQHSKICGGEWQTYCPPAEFPATTNILYRNRGDGTFEDVSQRSGIASVKGRSLGVSFADYDDDGFTDIFVSNDGMRQFLFHNNGDGTFTECALEAGTALTADGKPLSGMGTVFQDYDNDGRPDILVTVLPREVYALFHNDGNGLFSYRSLQAGLGLLSAASSGWGIGLEDFDNDGWKDLFVAQSHVLDNVEAIDPMLHYKQAPLMALNHNGRFERADAGTTEAIAGRGAAFGDLNNDGWMDVVVTSLGGEPLMLLNHGGSGNWLSISLRGTRSNRDGLGASVQVNGQKRFATTAGSYISASDKRLHFGLGAAQLAKVEIHWPSGCHQILEGVRANQFLEVREPEKS